A single region of the Thermomicrobiales bacterium genome encodes:
- a CDS encoding MFS transporter has translation MSGERLRPGWLKLRGRAGRKSTGVSMPHFSPEMFASLRHRNYRLYWIGSLVANTGDWMDQIAIGWLMWELTESGGYLGIMSFCRAFPILIFTLFGGAMADRMERRRLMQITQTFAMLLALLLAGLVWFGVVAVWHVLAIAALRGVMLSVNLPTRQALLSDIVDREHLANAIALNSATLNLTRILGGSLGGVLITLVGTAGVFFLNGLSFIILIVTLAMMTIPPFVSRMQKNILASIAEGLSYLRGHEVLRTLVVLALVPMLLGMPYMTLLPIFADKVLGIGNEGYGILVAFTGIGALCGALIVAALREGGSLGKIMLLVMMLFGVMLVLFSWSAIPLLSFALLFGVGMGQTGFMALNTTLLQTHASDEMRGRVMSIFYLNRGMVPLGTVAAGFASEWIGVQTTVAIMGSGVVLLALYAWLRVPRIRQLH, from the coding sequence GTGTCGGGTGAGCGTTTGCGACCGGGCTGGTTGAAGTTGCGTGGGCGGGCCGGGCGAAAGTCCACCGGCGTCAGCATGCCCCACTTCAGCCCCGAGATGTTCGCCTCGTTGCGCCACCGCAACTACCGGCTCTACTGGATCGGCTCGCTGGTCGCCAACACCGGCGACTGGATGGACCAGATCGCTATTGGCTGGTTGATGTGGGAGTTGACCGAGAGCGGCGGCTACCTCGGCATCATGTCGTTCTGCCGCGCCTTCCCGATCCTGATCTTCACCCTCTTTGGCGGAGCGATGGCCGATCGCATGGAGCGTCGGCGGCTGATGCAGATCACACAGACGTTCGCGATGCTGCTGGCGCTGCTGCTGGCAGGGCTGGTCTGGTTCGGCGTCGTCGCTGTCTGGCACGTGCTGGCAATCGCGGCGCTGCGGGGCGTAATGCTGAGTGTGAATCTGCCGACGCGACAGGCGCTGCTGTCCGACATCGTCGATCGCGAGCATCTGGCGAACGCGATCGCGCTGAACTCGGCGACGCTGAACCTCACGCGCATCCTCGGCGGCTCGCTGGGCGGCGTGCTGATTACGCTGGTTGGCACCGCCGGAGTGTTCTTCCTGAATGGGTTGTCGTTCATCATCCTGATCGTCACACTGGCGATGATGACGATCCCACCGTTCGTTTCGCGCATGCAGAAGAACATCCTGGCGTCGATTGCTGAGGGGTTGTCGTACCTGCGCGGTCACGAGGTGCTGCGGACGCTGGTCGTGCTGGCACTGGTGCCGATGCTGCTGGGTATGCCCTACATGACGCTGCTGCCGATCTTCGCCGACAAGGTGCTGGGCATCGGGAACGAGGGCTACGGCATCCTCGTCGCGTTCACCGGCATTGGCGCGCTGTGTGGCGCACTGATCGTCGCGGCGCTGCGTGAGGGCGGCAGCCTCGGCAAGATCATGCTGCTGGTCATGATGCTCTTCGGCGTCATGCTGGTGCTGTTCAGCTGGTCGGCGATCCCACTGCTGTCGTTCGCGCTGCTCTTCGGCGTCGGCATGGGCCAGACCGGCTTTATGGCGCTGAACACGACGTTGCTGCAGACACATGCGTCAGACGAGATGCGCGGGCGGGTGATGAGCATCTTCTATCTGAACCGCGGCATGGTGCCGCTGGGCACGGTTGCGGCCGGATTCGCCAGCGAGTGGATCGGCGTGCAGACGACGGTCGCGATCATGGGCTCCGGTGTCGTGCTGCTGGCGCTGTATGCCTGGCTGCGGGTGCCGCGCATTCGGCAGTTGCACTAG
- a CDS encoding inositol monophosphatase, producing MADHYLQHELEIATATAREAGALLLSRLGEVGKVEFKSSLVDPVTSADRDSQALVTKQLHDAFPDDDIFGEESESHERPTDTRRAWIIDPLDGTVNFLHGYPTFAVSIALYAEGRSQLGLLYDPSRDELFHAIDGHGAYLNGAPIHVSNTSTLIAAMVASGFPYDLDARRKVMPLFNWMVQETQGARRGGSAALDLAYVACGRFDAYWEGNLQAWDVAAAALLVQEAGGRLSRYDGAPFDIWAGEVLASNRLIHDAMLHGICQANTQ from the coding sequence ATGGCTGACCACTATCTCCAGCACGAACTTGAGATCGCAACCGCGACAGCCAGAGAGGCCGGGGCGCTGCTGCTCAGCCGTCTCGGTGAAGTCGGCAAGGTCGAATTCAAGAGCAGCCTCGTCGATCCGGTGACGAGCGCCGACCGCGATAGTCAGGCCCTGGTCACGAAGCAGCTTCACGACGCGTTCCCCGACGACGACATCTTCGGCGAGGAGAGCGAATCGCACGAGCGGCCAACCGACACCCGCCGAGCCTGGATCATCGACCCGCTGGACGGCACGGTGAACTTTCTGCACGGTTACCCGACCTTCGCCGTCTCGATCGCGCTCTACGCCGAGGGCCGATCCCAACTGGGCCTGCTCTACGATCCGTCTCGCGACGAGCTGTTCCACGCCATCGACGGCCACGGCGCGTACCTGAACGGCGCTCCGATCCATGTCTCGAACACCTCGACCCTCATCGCCGCCATGGTCGCGTCCGGCTTCCCCTACGATCTCGATGCCCGCCGCAAGGTCATGCCGCTGTTCAACTGGATGGTCCAGGAGACGCAGGGCGCCCGGCGCGGTGGATCCGCCGCGCTCGACCTTGCCTACGTCGCCTGCGGCCGATTCGACGCATACTGGGAAGGCAACCTGCAGGCGTGGGATGTCGCTGCTGCCGCGCTCCTCGTCCAGGAGGCAGGAGGCAGGCTATCGCGGTATGATGGCGCACCGTTCGACATCTGGGCCGGTGAGGTGCTGGCGTCGAACAGGTTGATCCACGATGCCATGCTGCACGGCATCTGTCAGGCGAACACACAGTGA
- the tsaD gene encoding tRNA (adenosine(37)-N6)-threonylcarbamoyltransferase complex transferase subunit TsaD, with protein sequence MNILAIETSCDETAVAVVRSGRTVLANVVASQIALHEAYGGIVPELASRQHVTAIVPVLKDALETAGVTRDEIDAIAVTEGPGLAGSLLVGINVAKTLAFVWKKPLVPVNHLEGHLYANWLIPPGEAVEDHPAPQLPAICLIVSGGHTDLLLIHRHGVYEILGRTLDDAAGEAFDKGARILGLGYPGGPAIQNAAEGCRPLEQLPRAWLGDSYDFSFSGVKTALLRAAEPYRKQEPPPGRGARKTPTQDEPFVRHEPPTYSPNMPVGELAAAYQDAIVDVLVEKTITAAQQENVQSVLLSGGVSANALLRRRMASRLRTTGIPLYVPEMQFCTDNAAMIAAAAYQVLRRGALAGWELDVRAQLPWGAIPGVTIIDRAHG encoded by the coding sequence GTGAACATCCTCGCAATTGAAACCTCGTGCGATGAGACTGCCGTCGCCGTCGTCCGGAGCGGCCGGACCGTGCTGGCGAACGTCGTCGCATCCCAGATCGCGCTCCACGAAGCATACGGCGGCATCGTCCCCGAGCTGGCGTCCCGTCAGCATGTGACCGCGATCGTGCCGGTGCTGAAAGACGCGCTCGAAACAGCCGGCGTCACCCGCGACGAGATCGACGCCATCGCCGTCACCGAGGGACCCGGACTGGCCGGATCGCTGCTAGTCGGCATTAATGTCGCCAAGACGCTGGCGTTCGTCTGGAAAAAGCCGCTCGTACCCGTCAACCACCTGGAGGGACATCTCTACGCCAACTGGCTGATCCCTCCCGGTGAGGCAGTCGAGGACCATCCCGCGCCGCAGCTCCCGGCCATCTGCCTGATCGTCTCCGGCGGGCACACCGACCTGCTGCTCATCCATCGCCACGGCGTCTACGAAATCCTCGGCCGCACGCTCGATGACGCGGCTGGTGAGGCGTTCGACAAGGGCGCGCGTATCCTCGGCCTCGGCTATCCAGGCGGACCGGCGATTCAGAATGCTGCCGAGGGCTGTCGTCCGCTGGAGCAGCTACCGCGCGCCTGGCTCGGCGACAGCTACGACTTCTCGTTCTCCGGCGTCAAGACGGCGTTGCTCCGAGCCGCAGAGCCATATCGCAAGCAGGAACCGCCACCCGGCCGAGGCGCACGCAAGACACCCACGCAGGACGAGCCGTTCGTCCGCCATGAGCCGCCGACCTATTCGCCGAATATGCCGGTTGGCGAGCTCGCCGCCGCCTATCAGGACGCCATCGTCGATGTGCTGGTCGAAAAGACGATCACCGCCGCCCAGCAGGAAAACGTCCAGAGCGTGCTGCTCTCCGGTGGCGTATCGGCCAACGCGCTCCTGCGCCGCCGCATGGCATCGCGGCTCCGCACGACCGGCATCCCGCTCTACGTTCCCGAGATGCAGTTCTGCACCGACAACGCCGCGATGATCGCCGCCGCCGCATATCAGGTGCTGCGACGCGGCGCGCTGGCCGGTTGGGAACTGGATGTCCGCGCGCAACTCCCGTGGGGCGCGATCCCCGGCGTCACGATCATCGACCGCGCGCATGGCTGA
- the rimI gene encoding ribosomal protein S18-alanine N-acetyltransferase: MSYYIAPMQIDDIPEVSRVEHLCFTNPWPQSAYRRELRNPGNNAYIVLWHHDDNLPEPTPEEGRGGRSILPFFRRGERGGEDQIVGFAGMWILYDEAHVTTIGVTPELRGQGLGELLLLRLFEIAYERDSEWVTLEVRVSNAGAQALYHKYGFSQQGLRRRYYSDNGEDAYIMWSPAIRTPEYRQRFAELRSSALARLGDKLSDDRHANGTGEGRMESSS, from the coding sequence ATGAGCTATTACATCGCACCGATGCAGATCGACGATATCCCCGAGGTATCGCGCGTCGAGCACCTCTGCTTCACCAACCCCTGGCCGCAGTCCGCCTACCGCCGCGAGCTGCGCAATCCGGGCAACAACGCCTACATCGTCCTCTGGCATCACGACGACAACCTGCCGGAGCCGACACCCGAAGAGGGCCGAGGCGGTCGCTCGATCCTGCCGTTCTTTCGCCGCGGCGAACGCGGGGGTGAGGATCAGATCGTCGGCTTCGCCGGCATGTGGATCCTCTACGACGAGGCCCATGTCACAACTATCGGCGTGACACCGGAGCTACGCGGGCAGGGTCTCGGCGAGCTCCTCCTGCTGCGCCTGTTCGAGATCGCCTACGAACGAGACTCCGAATGGGTCACGCTCGAGGTGCGCGTCTCAAACGCCGGTGCACAGGCGCTCTACCACAAGTATGGATTCAGCCAGCAGGGTCTCCGCCGCCGCTATTACAGCGACAACGGCGAAGATGCCTACATCATGTGGTCACCGGCGATTCGCACGCCCGAATATCGTCAGCGGTTCGCCGAGTTGCGCAGCAGCGCGCTCGCCCGGCTCGGCGACAAGCTCAGCGATGATCGGCACGCGAACGGAACAGGCGAAGGCCGGATGGAGTCGTCGTCGTGA
- the tsaB gene encoding tRNA (adenosine(37)-N6)-threonylcarbamoyltransferase complex dimerization subunit type 1 TsaB — MAEDRPAGWLLGIDTSSDIASIALAPTQGGGSLAEVTWPAPRSQTTTLLSQIDHLLRSCHLEPEHLGGVVIATGPGGFNALRVGMSVAKGFAFALDLPIFGVGTLDIAAQAVASWGLPVRAFVPAGRNRAVFADYLHLGGALQRSGEMGNRPIASLAADLMTPTVLTGDLTIDDQEALQELPNVVLPSAGLRQRRAAFMIDLAQPRYVANEPDDITRLEPLYVHQQSSESGTAARQRSNARAQQ; from the coding sequence GTGGCCGAGGATAGACCGGCCGGCTGGCTGCTCGGCATCGACACATCATCCGATATCGCATCAATCGCGCTCGCGCCGACCCAGGGTGGCGGCAGCCTGGCTGAGGTGACCTGGCCCGCGCCACGCAGCCAGACAACAACGCTGCTATCGCAGATCGACCATCTGCTGCGCAGTTGCCATCTGGAACCGGAGCACCTGGGCGGTGTCGTCATCGCAACCGGGCCGGGCGGGTTCAACGCCCTCCGCGTCGGGATGAGCGTGGCCAAGGGCTTTGCCTTCGCGCTGGATCTGCCGATCTTCGGCGTCGGGACGCTCGACATCGCCGCGCAGGCGGTGGCGTCGTGGGGCTTGCCGGTGCGCGCCTTCGTTCCAGCGGGTCGCAATCGCGCCGTCTTCGCCGACTATCTCCATCTCGGTGGGGCGCTCCAGCGCAGCGGCGAGATGGGCAACCGCCCGATCGCGTCGCTGGCCGCCGATCTGATGACGCCGACTGTCCTGACCGGCGACCTCACCATCGACGACCAGGAGGCGCTCCAAGAGCTACCAAACGTCGTCCTGCCATCTGCTGGACTCAGGCAACGGCGCGCAGCATTCATGATTGATCTGGCCCAGCCGCGCTACGTCGCCAACGAGCCGGACGACATCACGCGGCTGGAGCCGCTTTACGTCCATCAGCAGTCAAGCGAATCCGGCACCGCAGCCCGGCAGCGCTCAAACGCGAGAGCACAGCAATGA
- the tsaE gene encoding tRNA (adenosine(37)-N6)-threonylcarbamoyltransferase complex ATPase subunit type 1 TsaE, translating to MTVAHTPKVDLIAHSPEQTRAIAAQLARRLSHGQTVLLSGPLGAGKTTFVQGLARALGAGEQVQSPTFTIVAEHDGQLADGQPVRLYHMDLYRMSGPDDLDSISFDDYLSDPKGIVIIEWPDRAVSRLPDEYILVQMGNIADTKRSISISPSASRRVTRERQAIELMRKEVGGGRG from the coding sequence GTGACCGTCGCGCACACACCAAAGGTCGATCTGATCGCCCATAGCCCGGAGCAAACCCGCGCAATCGCCGCCCAGCTGGCTCGGCGTCTTTCGCATGGGCAGACAGTTCTGCTCAGCGGCCCGCTCGGTGCCGGTAAGACGACGTTCGTGCAAGGTTTGGCGCGCGCACTCGGCGCTGGCGAGCAGGTCCAGAGCCCGACATTCACCATCGTCGCCGAGCACGATGGCCAGTTGGCCGACGGCCAACCAGTGCGCCTGTACCATATGGATCTGTACCGTATGTCCGGCCCGGACGATCTCGACTCGATCAGCTTCGATGACTATTTGAGCGACCCGAAGGGCATCGTCATCATCGAGTGGCCCGACCGCGCGGTGAGCAGGCTGCCGGACGAGTACATACTGGTGCAGATGGGCAACATCGCCGACACAAAGCGCTCGATCAGCATCTCGCCGTCGGCGTCTCGGCGCGTAACGCGCGAGCGGCAGGCGATCGAGCTGATGCGGAAGGAGGTTGGTGGTGGCCGAGGATAG
- a CDS encoding glycoside hydrolase family 15 protein, giving the protein MTTQSAGQRNEQGYLPIEAYGAIGNGHTMALVGADGSIDWCPLPRIDSPSVFGRILDANIGGFWQIAPREPWTVTRSYLDDTNVLVTRFETASGAVELIDFMPSIAFGSDFGVSQRLRDGMIIRVVRGVRGSVAMRMQLAPRFDYGREVPAVEIVPNKGALIGGDRGALRVASTAWLVQREARITARFTVNEGDQEIVSANYHDSGTAVWSDLSRELAEELLVREIEGWTRWIQRCNYTGPYAEHVRRSALVLKLLDSVSSGGMVAAATTSLPEEIGGERNWDYRYAWIRDSSYALHAFHSIGYRDEAEGFLQWVIDTTRDDPSSLQIMYRVDGTGNLDEQTLAHLEGYMRSKPVRIGNGAHAQRQLDRFGEVLDAAWVHRRFGGAINNVLWNYLVNVTKVVEERWQQPDASIWEVRSDERRMTYSNVMCWVAMDRAIRLAKKDERDVPLDAWRDLRDRIREDVMERGVTPEGIFSQGFDDDVLDASSLSFPLRGFIDVDHPVMKATIERIIDELTRDDLVWRYVSHQEHTNVDGLEGHEGAFVLCSCWLIDCLVGQGELDRAEELLQKLLARANDLGLFSEEIESHTGRFLGNFPQAFSHLGLINAIVNLGRARGNVAQAPDGEGGHVTGAIPGGPESRRIRDLPGLT; this is encoded by the coding sequence ATGACGACGCAGAGCGCCGGGCAGCGGAATGAACAGGGCTATCTGCCGATCGAGGCGTATGGTGCTATCGGGAACGGACATACGATGGCGCTGGTTGGCGCAGATGGGTCGATCGACTGGTGCCCGTTGCCACGCATCGACTCGCCGTCTGTGTTCGGGCGTATCCTCGATGCCAATATTGGCGGCTTCTGGCAAATCGCCCCGCGTGAGCCGTGGACAGTCACCCGCTCCTATCTGGACGACACCAATGTGCTGGTGACGCGCTTCGAGACGGCGAGCGGAGCGGTGGAGCTGATCGACTTCATGCCCTCGATCGCGTTCGGCAGTGATTTCGGCGTTTCCCAGCGCCTGCGCGACGGCATGATTATTCGCGTAGTGCGCGGCGTCCGTGGCAGCGTGGCTATGCGGATGCAGCTTGCACCACGCTTCGACTATGGGCGTGAGGTACCCGCCGTGGAGATCGTTCCGAACAAGGGGGCACTCATCGGCGGCGACCGTGGCGCGTTGCGTGTCGCTTCCACAGCCTGGCTCGTGCAGAGAGAGGCGAGGATCACCGCGCGCTTCACGGTCAACGAGGGCGATCAGGAGATTGTTTCGGCGAACTACCACGACTCCGGAACTGCGGTCTGGTCCGATCTATCGCGGGAGTTGGCCGAAGAGCTCCTGGTTCGTGAGATCGAAGGCTGGACACGCTGGATCCAGCGCTGCAATTACACGGGTCCGTATGCAGAACACGTGCGGCGCAGCGCGCTCGTCCTGAAGCTGCTGGATAGCGTGTCCAGCGGTGGGATGGTCGCTGCCGCAACCACTTCTCTGCCGGAAGAGATTGGCGGCGAGCGGAACTGGGACTATCGCTATGCGTGGATCCGTGACTCCAGCTACGCGCTGCATGCATTCCATTCGATTGGCTATCGCGACGAAGCCGAAGGGTTTCTGCAGTGGGTCATTGACACCACTCGCGACGATCCATCTTCGCTCCAGATCATGTACCGCGTTGACGGAACTGGCAATCTCGATGAACAAACGCTCGCCCATCTCGAAGGGTACATGCGCTCGAAGCCGGTTCGGATCGGGAATGGCGCGCACGCTCAGCGTCAGCTCGACCGCTTCGGCGAAGTGCTCGACGCCGCCTGGGTTCACCGGCGCTTTGGTGGCGCGATTAATAACGTTCTCTGGAACTATCTGGTCAATGTCACCAAAGTTGTCGAAGAACGCTGGCAGCAGCCGGACGCCAGCATCTGGGAAGTGCGCAGCGACGAGCGACGGATGACGTACTCCAACGTCATGTGCTGGGTGGCGATGGACCGCGCCATCCGGCTGGCGAAGAAGGACGAGCGCGATGTGCCGCTGGATGCGTGGCGCGATCTGCGCGATCGCATTCGCGAGGATGTGATGGAGCGTGGCGTCACACCGGAGGGCATCTTCAGCCAGGGGTTCGATGACGATGTGCTCGACGCCTCGTCGCTGTCGTTTCCGCTGCGGGGCTTTATTGACGTCGATCATCCGGTGATGAAAGCAACCATCGAGCGGATCATCGACGAGCTGACCCGGGACGATCTGGTCTGGCGCTACGTCTCGCATCAGGAGCACACGAACGTCGATGGGCTCGAGGGGCACGAAGGTGCGTTCGTGCTGTGCAGCTGCTGGCTGATTGACTGTCTGGTTGGCCAGGGGGAGCTGGATCGTGCTGAGGAACTGCTCCAGAAACTACTGGCCCGCGCGAACGACCTGGGTCTGTTCTCAGAGGAGATCGAGAGCCACACGGGTCGATTCCTGGGCAACTTCCCGCAGGCGTTCTCGCACCTCGGCCTGATCAACGCGATCGTGAACCTTGGGCGCGCGCGTGGGAATGTCGCGCAGGCTCCGGATGGCGAGGGTGGTCATGTCACTGGTGCGATCCCGGGCGGACCAGAAAGCCGCCGGATACGGGATCTTCCGGGTCTAACATGA
- a CDS encoding proline racemase family protein produces the protein MRTVRMLTTIEAHAGGEPLRIITSGVPPLRGQTILERRREMLEQHDDVRRALMWEPRGHADMYGALLTPPVTADADYGVLFMHNEGYSTMCGHGIIALTTVLIETGQFPVSGDTATIGYDSPAGFIRATASIADGRVETVAFENVPSFVFNDGIDVETTRGMHRVPVVFGGAFYALIDAAALGLEVRRDDIRDLIDIGMEIKRAIEAQVEVVHPDEPDLRGIYGTIITGTPSVGADGRNVTIFADGEVDRSPCGTGTAARLAWLHATGEVGLNTPWVHESIIDTRFTGRVLRETMVAGTPAIVPEISGRGYLTGTSTFMLDPEDPVSGGFLVRPGSHQ, from the coding sequence ATGCGAACGGTTCGGATGTTGACGACAATCGAGGCGCACGCGGGTGGCGAACCGCTGCGCATCATCACTTCCGGCGTACCGCCACTGCGCGGCCAGACAATCCTCGAACGCCGTCGCGAGATGCTAGAGCAGCACGACGATGTCCGCCGCGCGCTGATGTGGGAGCCGCGCGGCCACGCCGATATGTACGGCGCGCTGCTGACGCCGCCTGTGACGGCCGATGCAGACTACGGCGTCCTGTTCATGCACAACGAGGGCTACTCGACGATGTGCGGCCACGGCATCATCGCGCTCACCACCGTGCTGATCGAGACCGGCCAGTTCCCGGTCTCCGGCGACACAGCGACGATTGGCTACGACTCCCCGGCCGGTTTCATCCGCGCGACCGCGTCCATCGCCGATGGCCGCGTCGAGACCGTTGCCTTTGAGAACGTCCCATCGTTCGTCTTCAACGATGGGATCGACGTCGAAACCACCCGCGGTATGCACCGCGTTCCGGTCGTGTTCGGCGGCGCGTTCTACGCGCTGATCGACGCAGCCGCGCTCGGTCTTGAAGTCCGCCGCGACGATATTCGCGACCTGATCGACATCGGCATGGAGATCAAGCGCGCCATCGAAGCGCAAGTCGAGGTCGTCCACCCGGACGAGCCGGATCTGCGCGGGATCTACGGTACGATCATCACCGGCACGCCGAGTGTTGGCGCGGACGGTCGCAACGTCACGATCTTCGCTGACGGCGAGGTGGATCGCTCGCCGTGCGGCACCGGCACTGCCGCGCGACTCGCCTGGCTGCATGCCACCGGCGAGGTTGGGCTCAACACCCCGTGGGTCCATGAGAGCATCATCGACACGCGCTTCACTGGCCGCGTGCTGCGCGAAACGATGGTGGCCGGGACGCCGGCGATCGTCCCCGAAATTTCCGGACGCGGTTACCTGACCGGTACATCCACGTTCATGTTAGACCCGGAAGATCCCGTATCCGGCGGCTTTCTGGTCCGCCCGGGATCGCACCAGTGA
- a CDS encoding MarR family transcriptional regulator, translating into MSDHDGSAVVTWLRLMRVHHRIQQAAASQLRDHGLTLSQFDVLAQVGADEGLTQQELADRLLVTKSNVSQLLDRMARAGLVEREPEGRICRLRLTEQGRVIREAVLPLHEALITEQFAALDVDKRTTLQRILRELDQALGRADAEPMMAARH; encoded by the coding sequence GTGAGTGACCATGATGGCAGTGCAGTAGTGACGTGGCTCCGACTCATGCGGGTGCATCACCGTATTCAGCAGGCAGCGGCATCACAACTGCGGGACCATGGGCTGACCCTGTCGCAATTCGACGTTCTTGCGCAGGTCGGTGCTGATGAAGGGCTCACGCAGCAGGAACTCGCTGATCGCTTACTGGTGACGAAGAGCAACGTCTCGCAACTGCTCGATCGTATGGCCCGGGCAGGGCTGGTCGAGCGCGAGCCGGAGGGGCGGATCTGCCGCCTGCGCCTGACGGAGCAGGGTCGCGTGATACGCGAGGCAGTACTGCCGCTCCACGAGGCATTGATTACCGAACAATTCGCAGCGCTCGACGTCGACAAGCGCACGACACTGCAGCGCATTTTGCGCGAGTTGGACCAGGCGCTGGGACGCGCCGATGCCGAGCCGATGATGGCGGCGCGGCACTGA
- a CDS encoding ring-cleaving dioxygenase has protein sequence MQLGGIHHVTAVTTTASENVAFYTQILGMRLVKKTVNQDDVSAYHLFYADNDGNAGTDLTFFDWEFAGQHQPAVGMVSATALRVPGRVAVGLWRERLLSFGVPVGEIEERNGRAFIRFTDPEGQPLEIVDDLVDGGDAPVAPGIPWAAGPVSADWAVRGLEGVSLSLKSLAPTVAILTHALGFRQVDEYDEDGHRALTFEVGPGGPGAQIRVIERPDLARRGMVGGGGVHHIALRVPTDEEHVAWRDRLASIGLGITPVIDRFYFKSAYFREPGGVLFELATDLPGFAVDEDPEHLGESLALPPFLEPRRAMIEAGLKPIRPIVLEPVVRTA, from the coding sequence ATGCAGCTTGGTGGCATTCATCACGTGACGGCGGTGACGACGACCGCTTCGGAGAACGTGGCGTTCTACACCCAGATTCTGGGAATGCGGTTGGTCAAGAAGACGGTGAATCAGGACGACGTGTCGGCCTACCACCTGTTCTACGCCGACAACGACGGCAATGCCGGGACCGACCTGACGTTCTTCGACTGGGAGTTCGCGGGGCAGCATCAGCCGGCGGTGGGCATGGTCTCGGCGACGGCGCTGCGTGTTCCGGGGCGCGTGGCTGTTGGGCTGTGGCGCGAGCGGCTGCTGTCGTTTGGCGTGCCGGTTGGTGAGATCGAGGAGCGCAATGGCAGAGCGTTCATCCGGTTCACCGATCCAGAGGGGCAGCCGCTGGAGATCGTCGACGATCTCGTCGATGGTGGCGATGCGCCGGTTGCGCCGGGCATCCCCTGGGCAGCCGGTCCGGTATCGGCCGACTGGGCCGTGCGTGGTCTGGAGGGCGTCTCGCTCTCGCTGAAGTCGCTGGCACCGACGGTGGCGATCCTGACGCACGCACTCGGATTCCGGCAGGTGGACGAGTATGACGAGGACGGCCATCGGGCGCTAACCTTCGAGGTTGGACCGGGCGGACCGGGCGCTCAGATCCGAGTGATCGAGCGGCCGGATCTGGCGCGGCGCGGGATGGTCGGCGGCGGCGGAGTGCATCACATCGCGCTGCGCGTCCCGACCGACGAGGAGCACGTGGCCTGGCGCGATCGTCTGGCCAGCATCGGCCTCGGCATCACGCCAGTGATCGACCGCTTCTACTTCAAGTCGGCCTACTTCCGCGAGCCGGGCGGTGTCCTGTTCGAGCTGGCGACCGATCTGCCGGGCTTCGCGGTTGACGAAGATCCCGAGCATCTCGGCGAGTCGCTGGCGCTGCCGCCGTTCCTGGAGCCGCGCCGCGCGATGATTGAGGCGGGTCTCAAGCCGATCCGACCGATCGTTCTCGAGCCGGTTGTGCGCACGGCATAG